A genomic region of Glycine max cultivar Williams 82 chromosome 15, Glycine_max_v4.0, whole genome shotgun sequence contains the following coding sequences:
- the LOC106796120 gene encoding uncharacterized protein encodes MEHVLADVLRDQRNLGNKGDGNWKAVAYSTATQILSKRFGVHLMADNIKNHFKLWRTWYGIVSDILSQSGFDWDSTKYMITVENEIAWNEYVKSHEEAKQFRFKVIPNWDDIVDPCAKDKATGLGAENALDADDIMSKEANEEEAIPSVSIDLEGSSSVTRKNIRPNKHGEKEGMISSMKKVTESLKEFVKVTKKKMKNKKRWR; translated from the exons ATGGAGCATGTGCTAGCTGATGTGCTTAGAGATCAAAGAAATTTGGGTAATAAAGGTGATGGAAATTGGAAAGCAGTAGCATATAGTACTGCAACTCAAATTTTGTCCAAGCGTTTTGGAGTTCACCTCATGGCAGATAACATTAAGAACCATTTTAAGCTTTGGAGAACATGGTATGGAATTGTGAGTGACATTCTTAGTCAAAGTGGATTTGACTGGGATAGCACAAAGTATATGATTActgttgaaaatgaaattgcatggAATGAGTATGTTAAG tcacATGAAGAGGCCAAACAATTTCGATTCAAAGTCATTCCTAATTGGGATGATATTGTAGACCCATGTGCAAAGGATAAAGCTACTGGACTCGGAGCAGAAAATGCATTAGATGCAGATGATATCATGAGCAAAGAAGCAAATGAAGAGGAAGCAATTCCCAGTGTGAGTATTGACTTAGAGGGATCAAGTTCTGTCACAAGGAAAAACATTCGCCCAAATAAGCATGGAGAGAAAGAAGGGATGATTTCCTCAATGAAAAAAGTAACCGAGTCATTGAAAGAATTTGTTAAAGTGactaagaagaagatgaagaacaaaaaaagaTGGAGATAA